The following proteins are co-located in the Clostridiales bacterium genome:
- a CDS encoding FAD-dependent oxidoreductase — protein MERVVIIGGGWSGVASALAAKKAGAEVTLVEKTDMLLGLGNVGGIMRNNGRYTAAEENIALGADELFGITDKCSRHVNVDFPGHKHASLYDVIKVEPQVRRLLKEKGITIQTIARAVDVVMDPSVTPGGNRIMKGIILADDTVIEGDVFIECTGSTGPMGNCLTYGNGCCMCILRCPAFGPRVSITQKAGNNDIMGQRKDGAFGAFSGSGKLEKSSLSEEIQSQLNEIGVAVIPLKAEQITKEKLDMKVCQQYALDEYAENIVLLDTGYAKIMTPFFPLEKLRMVPGFENARYADPYAGGKGNSIRYLSVAERDNQMKVTGIENLFCGGEKSGLFVGHTEAISTGTLAGYNSVRYLKGIRPLELPKQIAIGDLISYANKRVKTKDGLMTRYTFAGSEYFQRMQDKGLYTTDSEAVRKRIKKFDLENIYKEPII, from the coding sequence ATGGAAAGGGTTGTTATCATAGGAGGCGGCTGGTCAGGCGTCGCTTCTGCTTTGGCTGCGAAAAAAGCGGGGGCGGAAGTTACTTTAGTAGAAAAGACAGATATGCTTCTTGGGCTTGGCAATGTAGGCGGTATTATGAGAAACAACGGCAGGTATACTGCCGCAGAAGAAAATATAGCCCTTGGCGCCGATGAACTTTTCGGTATTACAGATAAATGTTCCAGGCATGTGAATGTAGATTTTCCAGGGCACAAGCACGCGAGCCTATACGATGTGATCAAGGTTGAGCCGCAGGTGAGAAGATTGCTGAAAGAGAAAGGGATCACGATTCAAACCATCGCCAGAGCGGTGGATGTAGTAATGGATCCTTCGGTTACGCCTGGCGGAAACAGAATTATGAAAGGAATTATCCTTGCAGACGATACGGTGATTGAGGGTGATGTTTTCATTGAATGCACGGGGTCTACAGGACCGATGGGAAACTGCCTTACTTATGGAAACGGTTGTTGTATGTGTATCCTCAGATGCCCTGCATTCGGTCCAAGGGTCAGTATCACCCAAAAGGCTGGAAATAACGATATTATGGGACAGCGCAAAGACGGCGCTTTCGGTGCCTTCAGCGGCTCCGGCAAGCTGGAAAAGTCCTCGCTGTCAGAAGAAATACAAAGTCAGCTCAATGAGATCGGTGTTGCAGTCATACCTTTGAAAGCAGAGCAGATCACGAAGGAAAAGCTGGATATGAAGGTTTGCCAGCAATATGCGCTGGATGAATATGCTGAGAATATTGTACTTTTGGATACGGGGTATGCAAAGATCATGACTCCGTTTTTTCCTCTCGAGAAGCTGAGAATGGTTCCGGGATTTGAAAATGCCAGATATGCGGATCCATATGCAGGCGGAAAAGGAAATTCCATACGCTACCTGTCTGTAGCGGAACGGGATAATCAAATGAAGGTAACCGGCATTGAAAACTTGTTCTGCGGCGGTGAAAAATCAGGGCTGTTTGTAGGTCATACCGAAGCAATTTCGACGGGTACGCTTGCAGGCTACAATAGTGTTAGGTACTTGAAAGGAATCAGGCCGCTGGAACTGCCGAAGCAGATTGCCATCGGAGATTTGATTTCATATGCAAACAAACGGGTTAAGACCAAGGATGGTCTTATGACAAGGTATACCTTCGCTGGATCTGAATACTTCCAGCGAATGCAGGATAAGGGGCTTTATACCACCGACTCAGAGGCGGTGAGGAAGCGGATTAAGAAGTTTGATCTTGAAAATATTTATAAGGAACCGATTATATAA
- a CDS encoding winged helix-turn-helix transcriptional regulator, whose protein sequence is MKPEIMMFLKYNNKIFRYTQRYLDRALKKYELSSGAFSYLFFLEHQEGVSQNQISREVGNDKAMSARTITKLIESGHIYKTADEKDSRAYQLYLTQKSKDILPKIHQEFDLLVKRITKDLTDNERQVTMDSLKKIFEQTKLLRGEDL, encoded by the coding sequence ATGAAACCGGAAATCATGATGTTTCTAAAATATAATAACAAAATCTTTCGGTATACCCAGCGGTATTTGGATCGGGCTTTAAAAAAATATGAGCTAAGCAGCGGAGCCTTTTCCTACCTATTCTTCCTGGAGCATCAGGAAGGAGTCAGCCAGAATCAAATTAGCAGAGAAGTCGGAAATGACAAGGCTATGTCAGCGAGAACCATAACGAAGCTGATCGAATCAGGACACATTTACAAAACCGCAGATGAGAAGGACAGCAGAGCATACCAACTTTATCTGACGCAGAAATCAAAGGATATTCTGCCTAAAATTCATCAGGAGTTTGATCTTCTGGTCAAAAGAATTACAAAAGATCTCACAGATAACGAACGTCAAGTTACGATGGATTCTCTGAAAAAGATCTTTGAACAAACAAAATTATTACGAGGTGAGGATCTTTAA
- a CDS encoding MFS transporter, which produces MEQENTRNKWSVLMVVVVSTFMSTLDGSIVNVALPNMARALGVGTSRIQLVALSYLIVISGMVLIFGRLGDMIGKSRTFRYGLLIFSVGSLLCGISYSFLFLIVSRVVQAVGAAAMMANNQGIIAEVFPAAERGRALGLSGTAVALGSLVGPGLGGIIVGVGRWEYIFLINVPIGIAAYFFAYRLLPKGKSMAGQKMDGLGALLLLLSIIPLFTALGEGLNRGFTDSVILCGFGVSIVSFFLFIQLEKRKEHPLIRLEIFQNRLFSLSIFCSFLTFVAMFCSNIILPFYLQDVMAYSPQHAGLILMIYPLILMVAAPFGGHLSDKIGSEILTVVGLSLASAGLFAMGTLNQNSSMFHLVLFIAVMAMGMGLFQSPNTSLIMSTVPRNKLGIAGSVNALVRNLGMVSGIALATTVLYSMMSLKLAYKVSNYTAGQDQAFIYGMHVVYLIAAGISLLGAILTLLRYLRSPCWKSERGRVLGN; this is translated from the coding sequence ATGGAACAGGAAAACACAAGGAACAAATGGTCTGTGCTGATGGTTGTAGTTGTATCGACCTTTATGTCAACACTGGATGGCAGTATCGTCAACGTAGCGCTTCCCAATATGGCGCGGGCACTGGGGGTGGGAACCTCGAGAATTCAGCTTGTTGCTTTGAGCTATCTCATCGTAATCTCCGGTATGGTTTTGATTTTCGGCAGATTGGGCGACATGATCGGTAAAAGCAGAACCTTCCGTTACGGGCTATTGATCTTTTCGGTAGGATCTTTGCTTTGCGGAATCTCATACAGCTTTCTGTTTTTGATCGTTTCGCGGGTCGTTCAAGCGGTAGGGGCTGCAGCCATGATGGCGAATAATCAGGGGATTATTGCGGAAGTGTTTCCGGCAGCGGAGCGAGGGAGGGCTCTGGGTCTTTCGGGAACCGCTGTTGCATTAGGCTCTTTGGTAGGTCCTGGACTTGGCGGGATCATTGTAGGTGTAGGACGATGGGAATATATCTTTTTGATTAATGTTCCGATTGGAATTGCTGCTTATTTTTTTGCATATCGGCTGCTGCCCAAAGGAAAAAGCATGGCAGGTCAAAAAATGGATGGACTTGGCGCCCTGCTGTTGCTGCTTTCCATCATTCCGCTGTTCACCGCATTGGGCGAAGGCTTAAACCGTGGCTTTACCGACTCTGTGATCCTCTGTGGCTTCGGCGTCTCGATCGTCTCCTTCTTTTTATTTATACAGCTTGAAAAGAGAAAAGAGCATCCTCTCATCAGGCTTGAAATCTTTCAGAACCGCTTATTCTCGCTTAGCATATTTTGTAGTTTTCTTACATTTGTGGCAATGTTCTGCAGCAACATCATCCTTCCTTTTTATCTTCAGGATGTCATGGCCTACAGTCCGCAGCACGCAGGTCTGATCCTTATGATCTATCCGCTGATTTTGATGGTGGCAGCGCCTTTCGGCGGTCATCTTTCGGATAAAATCGGATCTGAAATTCTTACTGTCGTGGGACTGTCACTTGCCAGTGCGGGACTTTTTGCTATGGGAACGTTGAACCAAAACTCTTCGATGTTCCATTTGGTTTTATTTATCGCGGTCATGGCAATGGGAATGGGGTTGTTTCAATCCCCAAACACCTCTCTAATCATGTCAACTGTTCCTAGAAACAAGTTGGGAATCGCAGGCAGCGTCAATGCGCTGGTCAGAAATTTGGGAATGGTGTCGGGGATTGCTCTAGCTACTACTGTCCTTTACAGTATGATGAGCCTGAAACTTGCGTATAAAGTATCAAACTATACTGCGGGCCAGGATCAAGCATTTATTTACGGTATGCACGTTGTATATCTCATTGCGGCGGGAATCAGCCTGCTGGGAGCAATCCTTACACTCCTGCGGTATTTGAGGAGTCCCTGTTGGAAATCAGAAAGGGGCAGAGTCTTAGGCAACTGA
- a CDS encoding ABC transporter substrate-binding protein — translation MMVVAALAGCGSSGKEAEKGDSEDAKKEPAYKELTVYSALPETELPFYFNAFQQDTGIKVNYVRLSAGEMLTRVKAEGANPNASLMYGGSSDTYIAAAAEGLLEPYTSPELSNVPDEYKDADGNWSPFYVGALAFACNKDWFEKNKLEYPKTWDDLLKPEFKGQVSMAHPSTSGTSFSILATIVQMMGEDQAWDYMSKLNKNVRQYTKAGAAPPMEVALGEAAIALTFAHDGLKPANEGYPIEVVFPEDGTGYEVGAIALIKNGKAEEKENAKLFIDWVLSQRGQECFIESKSNRLPINVNAKVSDGLKKISDINVIAYDAVWSGENRERLVEDFKAKIDNAGSLKE, via the coding sequence ATGATGGTAGTGGCCGCTCTGGCCGGATGCGGCTCTTCCGGCAAAGAGGCAGAAAAAGGAGATAGCGAAGACGCAAAAAAAGAGCCTGCTTATAAAGAACTTACGGTATACAGCGCTCTGCCAGAAACCGAACTGCCCTTCTATTTCAACGCATTCCAGCAGGATACCGGCATCAAGGTGAACTATGTCAGATTATCCGCAGGAGAAATGCTCACAAGAGTTAAGGCAGAAGGAGCAAATCCAAACGCTTCCTTGATGTACGGCGGTTCCAGCGATACCTATATCGCTGCTGCTGCGGAAGGTCTTTTGGAACCATATACTTCACCGGAGCTGTCCAACGTCCCCGACGAGTATAAGGATGCCGACGGAAATTGGTCTCCTTTCTATGTTGGAGCACTTGCATTTGCCTGCAACAAGGATTGGTTTGAAAAGAATAAACTTGAGTATCCCAAGACTTGGGATGATCTGCTGAAGCCTGAATTCAAAGGTCAGGTCTCCATGGCGCATCCTTCCACGTCCGGTACTTCCTTCAGCATTCTGGCAACAATTGTGCAGATGATGGGAGAAGACCAGGCTTGGGATTACATGTCAAAGCTGAACAAGAATGTTCGTCAGTATACTAAGGCTGGTGCAGCGCCTCCGATGGAAGTTGCTCTGGGAGAAGCCGCTATTGCGCTTACCTTCGCTCATGACGGATTAAAGCCTGCAAACGAGGGCTACCCCATTGAAGTTGTATTCCCAGAAGACGGAACCGGCTATGAAGTAGGAGCCATTGCTCTCATTAAGAATGGAAAAGCAGAAGAGAAAGAAAATGCAAAACTCTTTATCGACTGGGTACTGTCTCAGAGAGGTCAGGAATGCTTCATCGAATCAAAGAGCAATCGTCTGCCCATCAACGTGAATGCAAAGGTATCAGATGGTCTTAAGAAGATCAGCGATATCAATGTAATTGCATATGACGCTGTTTGGAGCGGAGAAAACAGAGAACGTCTTGTTGAGGATTTCAAAGCTAAGATTGATAACGCAGGTTCATTAAAAGAATAA
- a CDS encoding sugar phosphate isomerase/epimerase, giving the protein MNDYIIGVNLPDSTGLPQLAEVLKRYVTDGFNACEINLSTFPMIIGGEIKPIVVDFVKEILGRYPLRYTAHAGYGLDLRNLEELDMHRAVLFSSIEVCASLGIELMNLHYEVKTQYAAREKAFFDAHREAAEYAMKLGVKLSIENIEVEIAEKTAEFVRAVDHPNLGMTLDLGHLYLSAKHFGYDFLETVKECAPLLSHLHINDNTGDFEMMRLTNFDLYKTMDRNYRFAFGRGDIHVPPFWGKAPLAEALAVIKQTKYSGFWICEYYNQSFVPFNREVQERVRREIENA; this is encoded by the coding sequence ATGAACGACTACATCATTGGCGTGAATCTTCCCGATTCCACCGGACTTCCTCAGCTCGCGGAGGTTCTCAAGCGATACGTGACGGACGGTTTTAACGCCTGTGAGATAAATCTGTCAACGTTCCCAATGATTATAGGTGGGGAAATAAAACCAATCGTCGTCGATTTTGTTAAGGAAATACTGGGACGCTATCCTCTGAGATATACCGCCCATGCCGGTTATGGTTTGGATCTTCGCAATTTAGAAGAGCTTGATATGCACCGGGCAGTGCTCTTTTCCTCCATCGAGGTATGTGCATCCTTGGGAATCGAGCTGATGAACCTGCACTATGAGGTCAAGACCCAATACGCAGCAAGGGAGAAGGCCTTCTTTGATGCACACCGTGAAGCAGCAGAATATGCGATGAAGCTGGGCGTTAAGCTCAGCATCGAAAATATAGAAGTTGAGATTGCTGAAAAAACGGCAGAGTTTGTCCGCGCGGTAGATCACCCGAATCTTGGGATGACATTGGATCTGGGTCACCTGTATCTTTCGGCAAAACATTTTGGGTATGATTTTCTGGAGACGGTGAAAGAATGTGCGCCATTGCTGAGCCATCTGCACATTAACGACAACACCGGAGATTTTGAAATGATGCGCCTTACCAACTTCGATCTTTATAAAACCATGGACCGGAACTACCGGTTTGCTTTTGGCAGGGGAGATATCCACGTGCCTCCCTTCTGGGGCAAGGCGCCACTGGCAGAAGCCCTTGCAGTGATCAAACAAACAAAATACAGCGGCTTTTGGATCTGCGAGTACTACAACCAAAGCTTCGTTCCCTTTAACCGTGAGGTACAGGAAAGAGTTCGCAGAGAAATTGAAAATGCATGA
- a CDS encoding LysM peptidoglycan-binding domain-containing protein, producing the protein MKQISQSAQFVKQFKTEVIPFMKQLYSQFKKNKKSKVTAAAVLFSIALCFVWIQLSGAEVYRLNIEGKEAGYVTDQSLVQAAVDNVIADYKEKGMELTIDENTLLCSPTDLKKKDVNPLDLDALEKLVVASDAFKAKGFAINVDGRTLAAVATEQSANQILEDIKNHYLTDGSEIVSVSFKEDVAVTQSAVRIAEFKSAEEAEALLLAGENAPVVYTVQDGDTLWDIASANHVSTEELQAANPGFDPNKLKIGQQLNLVAIKPYITVLTKERITAAEQIDFDTVYEETNTLNKGEIKVKTAGVYGSQLVTSEVTKENGTAIETKVLEATVTAEPQAQVALKGTKAGTYLASRGGGREVTVSGSGSDIVAYAKSFLGTPYVHGGSSPKGFDCSGFTQYVYSHFGGSLPRTTTGQYGTGTYVEKSQLKPGDLVFFSSSSRISHVGIYVGGGSFIHSPQSGESVKVSSFSTTTLKYCGAVRASNQ; encoded by the coding sequence ATGAAACAAATATCACAATCAGCACAATTCGTAAAGCAATTTAAAACGGAAGTGATTCCGTTCATGAAACAATTATATTCCCAATTCAAGAAGAATAAGAAGTCCAAAGTCACAGCGGCAGCAGTGCTATTTAGCATTGCTCTTTGTTTTGTATGGATTCAGCTTTCTGGTGCAGAGGTGTATCGTTTGAACATCGAGGGGAAAGAAGCCGGATATGTTACAGATCAATCACTGGTTCAAGCTGCGGTGGACAACGTCATAGCAGATTACAAAGAAAAAGGAATGGAGCTTACCATCGATGAGAATACACTTCTTTGCAGTCCTACGGATTTAAAGAAGAAGGATGTTAACCCTTTGGATCTTGATGCGCTGGAAAAGCTTGTTGTGGCGTCTGATGCTTTTAAAGCAAAGGGCTTTGCCATTAATGTTGACGGAAGAACTCTTGCGGCAGTAGCAACAGAGCAATCGGCGAATCAAATTCTTGAAGATATTAAGAACCACTACCTGACAGATGGCAGCGAGATCGTCAGCGTTTCCTTCAAAGAAGATGTTGCTGTTACTCAGTCGGCAGTTCGAATTGCAGAGTTTAAGAGTGCGGAGGAAGCCGAGGCTCTGCTTCTTGCCGGTGAAAATGCGCCCGTTGTCTATACCGTTCAAGATGGAGATACCCTGTGGGATATCGCTTCTGCGAACCACGTGAGCACGGAGGAATTGCAGGCTGCCAATCCGGGATTTGATCCGAATAAATTGAAAATTGGGCAGCAGCTAAACTTAGTTGCAATTAAGCCATATATAACGGTTCTGACGAAGGAACGAATCACTGCTGCCGAGCAGATCGATTTCGACACAGTTTACGAGGAAACCAATACGCTCAACAAAGGTGAAATCAAAGTAAAGACCGCTGGTGTATACGGATCGCAGCTTGTCACTTCTGAGGTCACAAAAGAAAATGGTACTGCCATTGAAACGAAGGTTTTGGAGGCTACTGTAACGGCAGAACCTCAAGCTCAGGTGGCTTTGAAAGGAACAAAAGCAGGAACTTATCTAGCCAGCAGAGGCGGCGGAAGAGAAGTTACTGTAAGTGGATCGGGGAGCGATATCGTAGCTTACGCAAAATCCTTTCTGGGGACGCCCTATGTTCATGGCGGTTCCAGTCCAAAGGGTTTTGATTGCTCGGGATTTACCCAATATGTTTATTCACATTTTGGCGGAAGTTTGCCGCGCACCACAACCGGCCAGTACGGAACCGGTACCTATGTTGAAAAATCCCAGTTGAAACCTGGTGATCTTGTCTTTTTCTCGTCCTCTTCCCGCATCAGCCATGTAGGCATTTACGTTGGAGGCGGAAGCTTTATCCATTCACCACAATCCGGTGAGAGTGTCAAAGTCAGCAGCTTTTCTACCACTACTCTGAAGTACTGCGGAGCAGTAAGAGCGTCAAATCAATAA
- a CDS encoding MgtC/SapB family protein: MSLLEICARILLAMAIGGIIGWERENSNRPAGLRTHMLVAIGAAVVMLMGELSLETYADITTMDPTRLGAQVISGIGFLGAGTIMKEGATVKGLTTAASLWAVACLGLAAGGGFYEAATAGTIAIIITLTIFEYLEKRFCKVRQKGLAMDMVCTDISSTLINIKKIAPGYDVVLNDVDIAEEIGEDRVLYHVTSKFGFGKSSKKVDKDGFTSEIKRLDGVSVTKVKDL, from the coding sequence ATGTCTCTATTGGAAATATGCGCAAGAATTTTGCTTGCCATGGCAATCGGAGGAATTATCGGCTGGGAACGGGAAAACAGCAACCGGCCCGCAGGCCTAAGGACTCATATGCTGGTCGCCATTGGAGCGGCTGTAGTCATGCTGATGGGAGAGCTGTCTCTGGAGACTTATGCAGATATTACAACCATGGATCCCACGAGACTTGGTGCACAGGTCATTTCAGGAATTGGTTTTTTGGGAGCCGGGACAATTATGAAAGAAGGGGCGACGGTGAAAGGACTTACCACCGCAGCCAGCCTATGGGCAGTGGCTTGCCTCGGCCTTGCGGCAGGAGGAGGCTTTTACGAAGCTGCCACAGCAGGTACCATCGCCATCATCATCACACTGACCATATTCGAATATTTGGAGAAGCGGTTCTGCAAAGTAAGACAAAAGGGACTCGCCATGGATATGGTATGCACAGATATTTCATCGACGTTGATCAACATCAAAAAAATAGCTCCCGGCTACGACGTAGTACTTAACGATGTCGATATTGCAGAGGAGATCGGAGAGGATCGGGTATTGTACCATGTTACATCCAAGTTCGGTTTTGGCAAATCCAGCAAGAAAGTCGATAAGGATGGGTTCACTTCGGAGATTAAACGGCTTGACGGCGTGTCCGTTACAAAGGTGAAAGATTTATAA
- a CDS encoding iron ABC transporter permease encodes MLLNQPALLLTILFIFAILIIFIILPLINVFRLGFTGPDGGFSAETFVKMVSDPGYQKTFWNTMKLGGLVACISTFVGYIFAFAITRTEMPGKRFFRGIATLPIISPPFVLSLSIIFLFGRMGLITNKLLNIDSFDVYGLGSLVAVQSVSFFPVAFLTLTGILESIDDSVEDAAYNIGASRWHIFRTVTLPLSLPGIGSAMLLVFIQSLEDFSNPAVIAGSYSTLSVEAYRVITGMYDMQGGTILAIVLLLPTLTAFAVQRYWISKKSFVTVTGKPTQKRRKLHEKHIVWPLFGACSLVSAAVIMLYGTVLAGAFVKTWGVNNTFTLEHFKYVFSMGWDPVKNSIILAAVSAPISGLLGMAIAYLIVRQKFFGKKLMEFSSILTFAIPGTVLGIGYIFTFNHEPLLLTGTAVILVAAFTFRNMPVGIEAGTTTLLQIDRSIEEASTISGAGAGTTFRRVTLPLLRQAFFSGLVYSFVKAMTAVSAIIFLISPKWNLSTARIFALFESSQYSGAAAYIVIMIAIILAAIALINLLVNLLFKPKYLKRATAK; translated from the coding sequence ATGCTGTTAAATCAGCCGGCACTGTTGCTGACAATACTATTCATATTCGCTATTCTGATTATTTTCATCATCCTGCCGCTAATCAATGTTTTCCGACTGGGCTTTACAGGTCCTGACGGAGGCTTCAGCGCAGAAACCTTTGTAAAAATGGTATCCGATCCCGGATATCAGAAAACCTTTTGGAATACCATGAAACTTGGAGGATTGGTAGCCTGTATCTCTACCTTTGTAGGCTATATCTTTGCTTTTGCCATCACCAGAACGGAGATGCCCGGCAAACGATTCTTCCGTGGTATTGCAACTTTGCCAATTATTTCTCCACCCTTTGTTCTGTCACTTTCGATTATTTTTCTCTTTGGCAGGATGGGGCTTATCACCAACAAGCTTTTGAATATCGACAGCTTTGACGTGTATGGTTTGGGGAGCCTTGTAGCTGTACAGTCGGTGTCCTTCTTTCCCGTTGCATTTCTTACCTTGACGGGAATCCTGGAATCCATCGATGATTCCGTGGAAGACGCCGCATACAATATAGGTGCTTCCAGATGGCATATATTCCGGACGGTAACGCTGCCTCTGTCCCTGCCGGGAATCGGAAGCGCGATGCTGCTGGTCTTTATTCAGTCCCTTGAGGATTTCTCAAATCCTGCCGTTATCGCAGGAAGCTATTCCACTCTGTCTGTAGAAGCATACCGGGTGATCACCGGAATGTACGACATGCAGGGAGGAACGATTCTGGCAATTGTTCTTTTACTGCCCACCCTCACTGCATTTGCAGTGCAGCGTTACTGGATCAGCAAGAAATCCTTTGTAACCGTTACAGGAAAACCCACCCAAAAACGAAGGAAGCTTCATGAGAAACATATTGTATGGCCGTTGTTCGGGGCCTGCTCCCTTGTGAGCGCGGCTGTTATCATGCTGTACGGAACCGTACTTGCGGGAGCCTTTGTTAAGACTTGGGGTGTAAACAATACCTTTACGCTGGAACATTTCAAGTATGTCTTCTCCATGGGCTGGGATCCGGTGAAAAACTCCATCATACTGGCCGCGGTATCGGCGCCTATCTCAGGTCTTCTGGGAATGGCCATCGCATACCTCATTGTAAGGCAGAAGTTCTTCGGTAAGAAACTAATGGAGTTCTCCTCAATTTTGACCTTTGCTATCCCGGGAACCGTCCTGGGAATAGGATACATATTTACCTTCAATCATGAGCCTTTGCTCTTGACAGGAACCGCAGTCATACTGGTGGCAGCCTTTACCTTCCGGAATATGCCCGTTGGAATCGAGGCCGGAACCACAACACTGCTTCAGATTGACAGGTCGATCGAGGAAGCCTCGACCATATCGGGGGCGGGAGCGGGAACGACCTTCCGCAGGGTAACACTTCCATTGCTGCGTCAGGCGTTTTTCTCAGGCTTGGTCTACTCCTTTGTTAAGGCTATGACCGCAGTCAGTGCGATTATTTTCCTCATCTCTCCGAAATGGAACCTGTCCACAGCGCGAATTTTCGCACTGTTTGAATCCAGCCAATACAGCGGAGCTGCAGCGTATATCGTTATTATGATCGCCATTATTTTGGCAGCCATAGCATTGATTAATCTGCTGGTAAATCTACTGTTCAAACCGAAATATCTGAAAAGAGCAACTGCAAAATGA
- a CDS encoding ABC transporter ATP-binding protein, with product MSKDIVEDLRQRSSGVKMVNLAKVFPSHEGLGDTVAVNHINLEIKTGEMMTLLGPSGCGKTTTLRMISGFETPSGGEIFIGDRSVTNVPPNKRDISMVFQSYALFPHLTIYENICYGLRVQRLPKDQLQERTKKVIDLMELKGMENRFPNQLSGGQQQRVALARAVIIEPKVLLFDEPLSNLDAKLREHMRDELRSLQKRLGITSLYVTHDQSEAMAISDKVVIMKDGNIMQLGSPQEIYEFPANRFVANFIGKANFIPCVYRGMDGDYAIVALADTIYKVPSPGAMSGIEAGSECVLSVRPESVRILKADQGGITGEVIRAVYYGAKVEYEIKIGTGPVIVEVYNPQLTERFYEGDRVSIALDDACVRILK from the coding sequence ATGAGTAAAGATATTGTGGAAGATCTGAGGCAGCGTTCAAGCGGCGTCAAGATGGTAAATCTGGCAAAGGTTTTTCCGTCCCATGAGGGACTTGGCGATACCGTTGCTGTAAATCATATTAATTTGGAAATTAAAACCGGTGAAATGATGACCCTTCTGGGTCCATCGGGCTGCGGTAAAACAACGACACTTCGTATGATTTCAGGCTTTGAAACTCCAAGCGGCGGCGAAATCTTCATCGGAGATCGATCTGTTACCAATGTTCCGCCGAACAAAAGAGATATTTCTATGGTGTTTCAATCCTATGCCCTGTTTCCGCATCTGACCATCTATGAGAATATCTGTTATGGCTTGCGGGTTCAGAGGCTTCCTAAGGATCAGCTCCAGGAGCGGACAAAAAAAGTCATCGATCTGATGGAGCTTAAGGGAATGGAAAATCGCTTTCCCAATCAGCTTTCGGGAGGACAGCAGCAGCGTGTGGCCCTTGCCCGTGCCGTCATTATTGAGCCCAAGGTATTGCTCTTTGATGAACCCCTGTCCAATCTGGATGCCAAATTAAGGGAGCATATGAGAGATGAGCTCCGTTCGCTCCAAAAACGCCTCGGAATTACCAGCCTGTATGTTACCCATGATCAGTCGGAAGCCATGGCAATTTCCGACAAGGTCGTCATCATGAAGGATGGCAACATCATGCAGCTTGGAAGCCCTCAGGAAATCTACGAGTTTCCTGCAAATCGCTTCGTTGCAAACTTTATTGGTAAGGCGAACTTCATTCCGTGCGTCTATCGAGGGATGGACGGCGATTATGCGATAGTGGCGCTGGCGGACACCATCTATAAGGTTCCGAGCCCTGGAGCTATGAGTGGAATTGAGGCCGGCAGTGAATGCGTTCTTTCGGTGAGGCCGGAATCGGTCAGAATTCTAAAAGCCGATCAGGGAGGCATCACCGGGGAAGTAATCCGGGCAGTCTACTATGGAGCAAAAGTGGAATACGAGATCAAGATTGGAACAGGTCCTGTTATTGTTGAGGTTTACAATCCTCAGCTCACAGAGCGCTTCTACGAGGGAGACCGGGTCAGCATCGCGCTTGATGATGCCTGTGTCAGAATCCTGAAATAA